The nucleotide window ACCTTTGCTGCGGCTAGTACCCTAGCTGTCTCGGCATCCTGGCCGGCCCGGTTGCATTGGTTAGCCATAGCCCACACAGCCCCACAAAAGGTCAGCGCTGTGCTTTGGGCTTTGGCCGGCCGGCCGTGGCGGCCACCGTTATATATACACGCCTACGCCTCACTCCCTTGGACCCTTGTCCTcaagccgccaccaccaccaccaccacaccaagtACCCATCTACCAACACACGCGCGCTGGCTTCTTCTAGCTCGGTTGCTCGCAACAAGACACGGATCGTCAGAGAGAGAGCTCTGGTGATCTGACGGTCCCGCTCTTGTTCTTGTACGGCGCCGGTGGCTAGCAGCTGTAGCCTTTTTGTGCGTTGTTGTtgcccaccaccgccaccaccagcaGCAATAACCCGGCCGCAAGCTAAGGGGAAGGTGAAGGCCACttgtttttgctcacggagatCGATCGACACCATGGTGAGGCCACCGTGCTGCGACAAGGAGGGCGTCAAGAAGGGCCCGTGGACGCCGGAGGAGGACCTCGTCCTCGTCTCTTACATCCAGGAGCACGGCCCCGGCAACTGGCGCGCCGTCCCGGCCAAAACTGGTATGTGGTAGTACGTGTTAGTTCATCTGATCCATCACACTTCATTCCATTAGCGCTAGAGAGAGCTGATCAGTGGAGGACGGATTCTTGCGCGCAGGGCTGATGCGGTGCAGCAAGAGCTGCCGGCTGCGGTGGACCAACTACCTCCGGCCGGGCATCAAGCGCGGCAACTTCACGGAGCAGGAGGAGAAGCTCATCATCCACCTCCAGGCCCTCCTCGGCAACAGGTACGGACGGAGATTTATTCATCCGCACATGGTGTTACAGCTGACGAGGAGTGTGGCACATGGATGGTGTTATTGACGGCAACGCATGGCGTGGTGTGGTGTAGGTGGGCGGCCATCGCGTCGTACCTGCCGGAGCGCACGGACAACGACATCAAGAACTACTGGAACACGCACCTCAAGCGCAAGCtgcagagcggcggcggcggctgcgacgGGGCGGCCAAGCCGCCGGCGCACAGGCCGCCGTTGTCGTCCAAGGGGCAGTGGGAGAGGAGGCTGCAGACGGACATCAACCTGGCGCGCCGCGCGCTTCGCGAGGCCCTCACCCCGCTCGACGACCTCAAGCCGCCGCAGCTGCAGCGCGACGCCACGGTCGTCGACGCGCCGggcgctggcgcgggcgcgggcatgggcggtggcggcggcgacagcCCGGCGTCGAGCTCCTCGGGCGCGTCGCAGTTCTCCCAGTCGGCgcctaccgccgccgccgccgccgcggggccGTACGTCCTGACCACGGAGAACATCTCGCGGATGCTGGACGGCTGGGCCGGCCGCAAGGGCGCCCGCGGCGGGAGTCCGGGCACGCCCGGCGGCGCCGAGAGCGCGTCCACCGGATCCTCGGACGCGTCGGTGGTGTCGTACGGTGGCGCCGCCGTCGCGCCTGCCGCTGGTGGGCCGGTCTTCGAGTACGAGACTAAGCCGGCCGTGCCGCCGTCCCAGCAGATGCCGCTGTCGGCGATCGAGTCGTGGCTGTTCGACGACGACAGCCACTTCCACCATGCCCAGAGCGCCAGCTTGCTTGATGCGGCCTCCATGGATTACCCGTTCTAGCTAGCTAGTGTGTCCAAGCGATCCAGCTCAAGCTAATCCCATCAACCAAGGAGTGTGATTACAGCGCGCGCTGTCTCCTAAAGAAAACTTCATAGATCCTGCAGTACGTCAGTGACTAATCAAtcggctagctagctagctgttgTAAATCGGTCACTTGATCAAGACGTAGGATCTGCGTAGTTTTCATTTAGATTCCAAACTACATATGCAGAACCACTCCTGTGCTGCTACCCTTACTATGACGGAGTATGTTCTTgggccttttttatttttttttagccTTTTTCTCCTAAGTAAAACTTGAGTACGTAGATCCCCTTGTGCAAGTTGCATGTTGTGTGGGAAAATAATTAACGCCAGTCATCCTGTCTCACATACTTGTCGTAAATTGTATCGCTATCACTAACATAGCAGATATTTTTAGCTTTCATGTCTCTTGAGTTTTGCATATATCAATTTCATTTCATTGTATTTAATTTTGTCTTCTTTGCCAGAGTAGTCGATCTAAACTCCTCTGAAAAGATGGTAAATCCTTGAAACATATGAATGTTTAGAAGTAGAAACATGTCAAATTTTAATGCATTAATGCTTACGTTTTTATAAAATTGTTTTTTATCTGTTGGCTGTAGCAAGGTCATGATTGGATTCTCTGAGTAAAAGTTGTCATCGTAAATCTCTTCTAGATGAATCTTAATCTATCTCACTGTTTACTTTTATTTTTAAGAAatatatttattttgtttttaccATACCCTTAGCACGGGCATGCAACTAGTTATATATAACATTCGAATCAAAATGTTAATCACTAGACGCTCCTGCACATATAGTTTAACGTAGTTCTACATATGTTGCGATACTGGCGAATTAATCACTCGTCGCTCCTTTGTAGTTttacatatgtatatatatactgtACTTAAATCAAATGTATATAGCTCTCGAGATCAGTTTAGGTACATGGTAGGCACGTACATACCTACTTAGTTGTAGGCTTGCAGCTAACAGCAAATGTGCAATGAAGAATGAACATGTAAAAAACATGTCATGTGTGGTCTTTAGAAGCTATAATATAATAATACGTCAAGATATGTTGCCCTTTGGAACGCCAGATATATCAAGATGTGTAGTAGTAGTAACTGATTGAATACTGGGCGCATTGGAATTAGGAATTTGAGCAGCTACGTAATTCTTTAAACTTTAAAATTAACTATATGGATTACTACAACCAAAACTCATTTCTTTTTTCAGAGCCCGGCTAGAACCAAATTCTCGTGTTAGTTGCGCCGTAGCACATTTAGCACACCATATGTTGGTTAAAAAACACTAATATCTCGTCATTTCGCAGATACTACAAAGAGCATAGGCATGCATCTTTAAAACATTTTGGATACCGTACCTATTGACTGTTACTATCACTGCACGACCCAATCATACGCACCTTCTGAATCTCGCTCTAAAAACTGAGCTGTACAAGTGTAGAAGTCAATGCCATAAATGTCCGTATAGCACCTTTAAATTCTatatttctttttaaaaaaaatcgagAAACTTAGCAGTCCTTAAATACACGGCATGTGTGATGGGCTTGACTCCGAGTCc belongs to Miscanthus floridulus cultivar M001 chromosome 4, ASM1932011v1, whole genome shotgun sequence and includes:
- the LOC136552766 gene encoding myb-related protein 306-like, whose translation is MVRPPCCDKEGVKKGPWTPEEDLVLVSYIQEHGPGNWRAVPAKTGLMRCSKSCRLRWTNYLRPGIKRGNFTEQEEKLIIHLQALLGNRWAAIASYLPERTDNDIKNYWNTHLKRKLQSGGGGCDGAAKPPAHRPPLSSKGQWERRLQTDINLARRALREALTPLDDLKPPQLQRDATVVDAPGAGAGAGMGGGGGDSPASSSSGASQFSQSAPTAAAAAAGPYVLTTENISRMLDGWAGRKGARGGSPGTPGGAESASTGSSDASVVSYGGAAVAPAAGGPVFEYETKPAVPPSQQMPLSAIESWLFDDDSHFHHAQSASLLDAASMDYPF